Proteins encoded together in one Chitinophaga sp. LS1 window:
- a CDS encoding RNA polymerase sigma-70 factor — MSDNPSRILFGQLFEANREKVYRFAYKLTDDRLRAQEVTQQCFIKLWENIHKVQVNQDVFPLLFVYVKHIVIDETRKLYRERKSLAHISSGHPPVSEHREDQTLLHKEFREQIQKLIEKMPEQRRNIYLLSRDKGKSYKEIADQLSLSPATVRNHLNLALQYIRREMMAHYDM; from the coding sequence ATGTCTGATAACCCATCCAGGATTCTCTTCGGTCAGCTGTTTGAAGCGAACAGGGAAAAAGTGTACAGGTTCGCATACAAGCTTACTGACGACCGGTTACGAGCACAGGAGGTGACACAACAATGTTTTATTAAGTTATGGGAAAACATACATAAAGTACAGGTCAATCAGGATGTATTTCCTCTGCTGTTCGTCTATGTCAAGCATATTGTCATCGATGAAACCCGGAAGCTTTACCGGGAACGGAAATCTCTTGCCCATATCTCCTCCGGTCATCCCCCCGTAAGCGAACACCGGGAAGACCAGACTTTACTGCACAAAGAATTCCGCGAACAGATCCAGAAACTGATTGAAAAAATGCCGGAACAGCGCCGGAATATCTACCTGCTAAGCCGTGATAAAGGAAAAAGTTATAAGGAAATAGCCGATCAGCTTAGCTTATCACCAGCCACTGTAAGAAACCATCTCAACCTCGCCCTGCAATACATCAGGCGCGAAATGATGGCCCATTACGACATGTGA
- a CDS encoding DUF4254 domain-containing protein yields MFTELCNQIFDQSIADYHVHNSVYQPILNPYEKTTIEHLLYLKNWIDTVQWHLEDIIRDPLIDPVKALEIKRWIDKSNQERTDVVEYIDSYFLEKYKDVTPGVGASINTESPAWAVDRLSILALKIYHMREEATRTDATPAHREACQRKLDVLLEQRRDLGTAINLLLEDIDAGKKYMKVYKQMKMYNDPSLNPVLYKSASN; encoded by the coding sequence ATGTTTACAGAACTTTGCAATCAAATATTTGATCAGAGCATAGCTGATTATCATGTGCATAACAGCGTGTACCAACCTATTCTGAATCCCTATGAAAAAACTACGATAGAGCACCTTTTATATCTGAAAAACTGGATTGACACCGTACAATGGCACCTGGAGGATATTATCCGTGATCCATTGATTGATCCGGTCAAGGCATTGGAAATCAAGCGTTGGATTGATAAATCTAACCAGGAGCGTACAGATGTCGTAGAATATATTGATAGTTATTTCCTTGAAAAATATAAAGATGTAACGCCTGGAGTGGGTGCATCTATCAATACAGAGAGTCCGGCCTGGGCAGTAGACCGTTTGTCTATCCTGGCACTTAAAATTTACCACATGCGGGAAGAAGCTACCCGTACAGATGCGACTCCTGCGCATCGTGAAGCATGTCAGCGTAAACTGGATGTGTTGCTCGAGCAAAGGAGGGACCTGGGTACGGCGATCAACCTGTTGCTGGAAGATATTGATGCCGGTAAAAAGTATATGAAGGTGTACAAGCAGATGAAGATGTACAACGATCCTTCTCTGAATCCTGTTCTCTACAAGAGCGCTTCCAATTAA
- a CDS encoding glycosyltransferase family 9 protein — protein MRTLLAIRFSAMGDVAMTIPVMQRVLQAYPDVEIVFVSNKNWGALCEGIPRLHFFPADLKGAHKGVKGLYRLFKAVRAQYRIDAVGDLHQVLRSQIVRTFFRLTGRKVAVIDKGRSGKKALARQENKVLQPLRSTIERYADVFRKLGYAVDMSTTPPVFGKRALPVGMEAKGDLKWIGLAPFATYKEKTYPFDKIAALLGQLVERKDTKVLLMGGGAGEVAKLQELAERYPQAIVVAGRFKLPEELAIISQMDTMISMDSANMHLASLFGVPVVSVWGATHPFAGFMGYGQKIEKAAQVDLYCRPCSIFGNKPCFRGDHACMEQLPVSGILEKI, from the coding sequence ATGAGGACATTACTGGCCATCCGTTTTTCGGCCATGGGCGATGTGGCAATGACGATACCTGTTATGCAGCGGGTATTACAGGCTTATCCGGATGTGGAAATCGTATTTGTGTCAAACAAGAACTGGGGTGCTTTGTGTGAAGGTATTCCAAGGTTGCACTTTTTCCCTGCTGATCTGAAAGGCGCCCATAAGGGAGTGAAAGGGTTGTACCGGCTATTTAAAGCCGTGCGTGCGCAATATCGTATTGATGCGGTGGGGGATCTGCACCAGGTGCTGAGATCACAGATCGTGAGGACGTTTTTTAGGTTGACTGGTCGTAAAGTGGCGGTAATTGATAAAGGACGGTCCGGGAAAAAGGCATTGGCGCGGCAGGAGAATAAGGTGTTACAGCCTTTGAGGAGTACGATAGAGCGGTATGCGGATGTGTTTCGTAAACTGGGATATGCTGTGGATATGAGTACGACACCTCCGGTGTTCGGGAAACGAGCCTTGCCAGTGGGCATGGAGGCGAAGGGGGATTTGAAATGGATAGGACTGGCGCCTTTTGCGACTTATAAAGAGAAAACGTATCCTTTTGATAAAATAGCGGCGTTGTTAGGGCAGTTGGTGGAGCGTAAGGATACGAAGGTATTGTTGATGGGGGGGGGTGCTGGTGAGGTAGCAAAGCTACAGGAGCTGGCGGAACGGTATCCACAGGCGATAGTGGTGGCAGGAAGGTTTAAATTGCCGGAAGAGTTGGCTATTATTAGTCAGATGGATACCATGATCAGTATGGATTCGGCCAATATGCATCTGGCTTCATTATTTGGTGTGCCGGTGGTATCAGTATGGGGTGCGACGCATCCTTTTGCAGGATTTATGGGGTATGGGCAGAAGATTGAGAAAGCAGCGCAGGTGGATTTGTACTGTAGGCCGTGTAGTATTTTTGGTAATAAACCGTGTTTCAGGGGAGATCATGCATGTATGGAACAACTGCCGGTATCAGGAATTCTGGAAAAGATTTAA
- a CDS encoding carbon-nitrogen hydrolase family protein yields MKVALASPPFPSSIQDGLTWTEKLTKEAASQQAAIICFPESYIPGYPGMGYSPEERTPEKLQSALNSVCAIAAENKIAIIMPLDWYAAEGLLNVAFVIDANGQVLGYQTKNQLDPTEDVMWVPGTTRSIFEIDGVKIGITICHEGFRYPESVRWAAQQDAKIVFFPHFVGSNAEGVLPKEWGSIESPYYEKAVMLRAMENTIFVGSSNYASKYPEAASSLIAPDGRCVVHGEYGKPGVVVADIDVSLATGLLAKRFKNWLYV; encoded by the coding sequence ATGAAAGTAGCTTTAGCCTCTCCTCCCTTCCCCTCCTCTATCCAAGATGGATTGACCTGGACTGAAAAATTAACCAAAGAAGCTGCCAGCCAACAAGCAGCAATCATTTGTTTTCCTGAGTCTTATATTCCCGGTTATCCTGGTATGGGATATTCTCCTGAAGAACGTACGCCTGAAAAATTACAAAGCGCGTTGAACAGCGTCTGTGCTATTGCAGCAGAAAATAAAATCGCAATTATAATGCCCTTGGACTGGTATGCCGCAGAAGGTTTACTAAATGTAGCATTTGTGATAGATGCAAATGGGCAGGTATTGGGTTATCAGACTAAAAACCAATTAGACCCTACAGAAGATGTGATGTGGGTACCGGGTACAACAAGAAGTATATTTGAGATAGATGGGGTGAAGATCGGGATTACGATCTGTCATGAAGGATTCAGGTATCCTGAGTCTGTGAGATGGGCGGCGCAGCAGGATGCGAAGATTGTATTCTTCCCGCATTTTGTAGGTAGCAATGCGGAAGGTGTGTTACCGAAGGAATGGGGGAGTATAGAGAGTCCTTATTATGAAAAGGCGGTAATGTTGAGAGCGATGGAGAATACTATTTTTGTAGGGAGTTCTAATTATGCCTCTAAATATCCGGAAGCGGCGTCTTCGTTGATTGCACCGGATGGTAGATGTGTTGTGCATGGGGAGTATGGAAAGCCGGGTGTGGTGGTAGCGGATATAGATGTGTCGCTGGCTACAGGATTACTGGCAAAGCGATTTAAGAATTGGTTGTATGTATAA
- a CDS encoding TonB-dependent receptor: protein MNSTVMAVHKKWTAGWLFVVLFLTLSLPATMFAASYADIVIKGKVIDETGEPMQAVSVAIKGTSRGTTTAQDGTFSISANENATLVFSFIGYANQEVPVNGQATLNVTLKKNASQLDQVVIVGYGTQRKSQVVGSVSSVKGAEVTKQPVLTAAQGLQAKTPGVQVTASGTPGAQPQLRIRGVSSVSGDANPIYVVDGVITTDITNINNSDIESISVLKDASSQAIYGSRAGNGVVLVTTKKGKLGGMKVSLDAYSGFRTPTSKVKMASGKAYAQYSNEANIRGGSSAIFDVDTINTSTDWFDQITRNGIVQNYNINLSGGTEKTTYFFSAGYFNDNGIQKGTGFKRGVIRINNEYRPATWLKFGHNLNLSIAHTDNKNNEFTNAYRMAPSTPVKYADGSWGFEQNLSVANPVADIAYTNNYLNGLRMQGNAYLDISPIRGLNLHSSFNFDNRNLNATEYTPAYLVWSGQKNDTSILKIGRAKNFYYIIDNNLTYNTTFEGGHEISATVGYSAERTKGDTLNGSVKGVPNKKNLWYLGQGDLTNVTIYNSGILIQRASAYGRLTYTYKRKYNLSGSIRRDGSSNFPTNQKWGTFYSAGASWIVTEENFMKEQNFFDDLKLRVGYGRVGNDNVSGLSTLNSVTVDGYYYNFGGNAYSPQQAITINQIRDASASWEPTTGVDAGLEFTVLKKQLSGSVSYYNKLTNAYINVTVPATLGDADQTVYSRAADVRNKGVEVTLNWNKSVNKDFSYFIGGNITFNKNNVEKVNGNLQLKGGSLGNGNIVTYTVEGKEIGSFWVYETDGIYQSQTDIDNTAHITGATVGDFKYKDNNNDGTIDDNDRVFKGSYQPKVFYGINAGFNYKAFDFSVDMYGNAGNKVFNGKKAVRLGNDNVEASVAANRWTSTNTNTSVPRASNAIPTPSDYFVESGSFFRINNITLGYSVPVNSWAGISKLRVFATAQNPIIFKKYSGYTPELPGSAIASGIELDIYPVSSTYMAGFNLTF, encoded by the coding sequence ATGAATTCTACAGTTATGGCTGTTCACAAAAAGTGGACGGCTGGATGGTTGTTTGTAGTACTTTTCCTAACTCTTTCATTACCAGCAACTATGTTTGCTGCTTCCTATGCTGATATCGTTATTAAAGGAAAGGTAATCGACGAAACCGGCGAACCTATGCAGGCCGTTTCAGTCGCTATCAAAGGGACATCAAGAGGAACAACTACAGCACAGGATGGTACATTCTCCATCTCAGCAAATGAAAATGCAACACTTGTATTCTCCTTCATCGGTTATGCCAACCAGGAAGTACCTGTAAACGGACAGGCTACGCTGAATGTTACTTTAAAGAAAAATGCCAGCCAGCTCGACCAGGTAGTTATAGTAGGTTATGGTACCCAGCGTAAAAGCCAGGTAGTTGGTTCCGTGAGTTCTGTAAAAGGTGCTGAAGTGACCAAGCAACCGGTATTGACCGCTGCACAGGGCTTACAGGCTAAAACTCCGGGTGTGCAGGTAACTGCTTCCGGTACGCCAGGTGCACAGCCTCAGCTGCGTATCCGTGGTGTGAGTTCCGTATCTGGTGATGCTAACCCTATCTACGTAGTAGATGGTGTGATCACTACAGATATTACGAACATCAACAACTCCGATATCGAATCTATTTCAGTATTGAAAGATGCTTCTTCACAAGCAATCTACGGTAGCCGTGCAGGTAATGGTGTGGTACTGGTAACTACTAAGAAAGGTAAATTAGGTGGAATGAAAGTAAGCCTGGATGCTTATTCAGGTTTCAGAACACCAACTTCCAAAGTGAAAATGGCAAGTGGTAAAGCATATGCACAATATTCCAACGAAGCGAATATCCGTGGTGGCTCCAGCGCTATTTTCGACGTGGATACTATCAATACCAGCACTGACTGGTTTGATCAGATCACCCGTAACGGTATTGTTCAGAACTATAATATCAACCTGAGCGGTGGTACTGAGAAAACTACTTACTTCTTCAGCGCCGGTTATTTCAATGATAACGGTATCCAGAAAGGTACTGGCTTTAAACGTGGTGTAATCAGGATTAACAACGAATACAGACCAGCTACCTGGTTGAAATTCGGTCATAACCTGAACCTGAGCATTGCTCATACTGATAACAAAAACAACGAATTCACCAATGCTTATCGTATGGCGCCATCTACACCAGTTAAATATGCTGATGGTTCCTGGGGTTTTGAACAGAACCTGAGCGTGGCTAACCCTGTGGCTGATATCGCTTACACCAATAACTACCTGAACGGATTGAGAATGCAGGGTAATGCATACCTGGATATCTCTCCAATCAGAGGTCTGAACCTGCACAGCAGCTTCAACTTTGATAACCGTAATCTGAATGCAACTGAATATACACCTGCTTACCTGGTATGGAGTGGTCAGAAAAATGATACCTCTATCCTGAAAATAGGTCGTGCAAAGAATTTCTACTATATCATAGATAATAACCTGACCTACAACACCACTTTCGAAGGTGGTCATGAGATCTCAGCAACTGTAGGTTACTCTGCAGAACGTACCAAAGGTGATACGCTGAATGGCTCTGTAAAAGGAGTACCTAACAAGAAAAACCTGTGGTACCTGGGACAGGGTGACCTGACAAACGTAACCATCTACAACTCCGGTATACTGATTCAAAGAGCTTCTGCTTATGGCCGTCTGACTTACACTTACAAACGTAAGTATAACCTGAGTGGTAGCATCAGAAGAGATGGTTCCAGCAACTTCCCTACAAATCAGAAATGGGGTACTTTCTACTCAGCAGGTGCTTCCTGGATCGTGACAGAAGAAAACTTCATGAAGGAGCAGAACTTCTTTGATGACCTGAAACTGCGTGTTGGTTATGGTCGTGTAGGTAATGATAATGTGAGCGGTCTGAGCACCCTGAATAGTGTGACCGTAGATGGTTATTACTACAACTTCGGTGGAAATGCTTATTCCCCACAACAGGCTATCACTATCAACCAGATCAGAGATGCAAGTGCTAGCTGGGAACCAACCACTGGTGTGGATGCGGGTCTTGAATTCACCGTGCTGAAAAAACAACTGAGTGGTAGTGTGAGCTACTATAACAAGCTGACTAATGCTTATATCAATGTAACCGTTCCTGCTACCCTGGGTGATGCTGACCAGACAGTTTATTCCAGAGCTGCTGACGTTAGAAACAAAGGTGTGGAAGTTACCCTGAACTGGAACAAGTCTGTCAATAAAGACTTCTCCTACTTCATCGGTGGTAACATTACTTTCAACAAAAACAATGTTGAAAAAGTAAATGGTAACCTGCAGCTGAAAGGTGGTAGCCTTGGCAACGGTAATATCGTAACTTATACTGTAGAAGGTAAAGAAATCGGTAGCTTCTGGGTATATGAAACAGATGGTATCTACCAGTCTCAGACTGATATTGACAACACTGCACACATCACCGGCGCTACTGTAGGTGACTTCAAATACAAAGACAATAATAATGACGGTACTATCGATGATAACGACCGCGTTTTCAAAGGTTCTTATCAGCCAAAAGTGTTCTATGGTATCAATGCTGGTTTCAACTACAAGGCATTTGATTTCTCTGTAGATATGTACGGCAATGCTGGTAACAAAGTATTCAATGGTAAGAAAGCCGTTCGCCTGGGTAACGATAACGTAGAAGCGAGTGTGGCTGCAAACCGTTGGACATCTACTAACACAAACACAAGTGTGCCAAGAGCTTCCAACGCTATTCCAACTCCATCTGATTATTTCGTGGAATCAGGTTCATTCTTCCGTATTAACAATATCACCCTTGGTTATAGTGTGCCTGTAAACAGCTGGGCTGGTATCAGCAAACTGCGCGTATTTGCTACTGCACAGAACCCTATCATCTTCAAGAAGTATAGCGGTTATACGCCTGAATTGCCTGGTTCAGCCATCGCTTCTGGTATAGAACTGGACATCTATCCGGTAAGTTCTACTTACATGGCAGGTTTTAATCTTACTTTCTAA
- a CDS encoding RagB/SusD family nutrient uptake outer membrane protein produces the protein MKKFSLFIITVGAVAISLTACKKDWLNVDAEDQLSTSDSIYNDNSNATKFTNACYTNLLTWAETSFAWLGTSSITSDDADKGSSSGDNGSDKDQMDAITYTATSGSVSDGWKGNYQGVSNCNVALQQIPLFTTLDASTATQLKGEARFLRAYYYFNLVRMFGNIPLVDTVLNADDAASLAKGNTQVSSSEIYTFIEADLNYAISVLPTVDNQASKDIGRANKGAATALLAKVSLYEKKYQQAYDLTTQIINGAVGTYSLVSDYSQIWREVGENSSESLFEVQAKSGSPTAGVQQYSVTQSIRGGTFAGVTTVVTGWGFNTPSEDLDDSYETGDLRKKATIIHVGDTLFDGVILTSAVNERYNYKAYVSATQETYSGDADLANKNVRILRMGEVYLIHAEAANELGNTATAITDVDKIRTRAGLAGTTAATQSDLRTAIWNERRWELAMEHDRFFDLIRQGRAGTVLRALGKSFVDGKNEVFPIPQSEISASGGALKQNSGY, from the coding sequence ATGAAAAAGTTTAGTTTATTCATCATAACAGTAGGGGCTGTGGCGATCTCACTGACTGCCTGTAAAAAGGACTGGTTAAATGTGGACGCGGAAGACCAGTTATCTACCAGTGATTCTATTTATAACGATAACAGCAACGCTACCAAATTTACAAACGCATGTTATACTAACCTGCTTACCTGGGCCGAAACCAGCTTTGCATGGTTAGGTACCAGCAGCATTACTTCTGACGATGCTGATAAAGGTAGTTCCTCAGGTGATAACGGTTCTGACAAGGACCAGATGGACGCCATTACTTACACTGCTACTTCAGGTAGTGTGAGCGATGGATGGAAAGGTAACTATCAGGGTGTATCCAACTGTAACGTGGCACTGCAACAAATTCCACTGTTCACTACACTGGATGCAAGCACTGCTACACAGCTAAAAGGTGAAGCCCGCTTTCTGAGAGCTTACTATTATTTCAACCTGGTGAGAATGTTTGGTAACATTCCATTGGTTGATACAGTATTAAATGCAGATGATGCAGCTTCTCTGGCAAAAGGTAATACACAGGTATCTTCCAGTGAAATCTATACATTCATCGAAGCTGACCTGAACTACGCTATCAGCGTACTGCCTACTGTTGACAACCAGGCATCAAAAGACATCGGCCGTGCAAACAAAGGTGCTGCTACCGCATTGCTGGCTAAAGTAAGTCTGTATGAAAAGAAATACCAGCAGGCATATGACCTGACTACCCAGATCATCAATGGTGCTGTAGGTACTTATTCACTGGTAAGCGACTATAGCCAAATCTGGCGCGAAGTGGGTGAAAACAGCTCTGAGTCACTGTTCGAAGTACAGGCTAAATCCGGTAGTCCTACCGCTGGTGTACAACAATATTCTGTGACACAGTCTATCCGCGGTGGTACCTTTGCTGGTGTAACTACAGTTGTAACCGGCTGGGGTTTCAATACACCTAGTGAAGACCTGGATGATTCATATGAAACAGGTGACCTGCGTAAGAAAGCAACCATCATCCACGTGGGTGATACCCTGTTCGATGGTGTAATTCTGACAAGCGCAGTAAACGAGCGTTATAACTATAAAGCATATGTAAGCGCTACACAGGAAACATATAGTGGGGACGCGGATCTGGCTAACAAGAACGTGCGTATCCTGCGTATGGGTGAGGTCTACCTGATCCATGCAGAAGCTGCAAATGAACTGGGTAATACTGCTACTGCCATCACTGATGTTGATAAGATCCGTACCCGTGCTGGTCTGGCAGGTACTACTGCTGCTACTCAGAGCGATTTGCGTACAGCTATCTGGAATGAAAGAAGATGGGAACTGGCTATGGAACATGACCGTTTCTTCGATCTGATCAGACAAGGTCGCGCAGGTACCGTACTGCGTGCACTGGGTAAGAGCTTCGTAGATGGTAAGAACGAAGTATTCCCGATTCCTCAATCTGAAATCAGCGCCAGCGGTGGTGCATTGAAACAGAACAGCGGATACTAA
- a CDS encoding glucoamylase family protein produces MKKLLVVSYSLLLLWTAVSCKKEQNVTESPTDSVTTSIPDLTIINEVQKASFGYFWDGAHASSGMALERSSSGDVVTTGGTGFGIAGIVTATSRGWISRTDAVNRLRTICTFLGAADRFHGAWPHWLNGATGRVQPFSTYDNGGDLVETAFLVNGLLIARAYFTGSDTAETNLRNTITTLWEEVEWNWYASRGDNKLYWHWSPDYDWTINMPITGWDEALITYVLAVASPTHPIDVSVYNNTWITSGFGVQNSYQGYTVSISSNDYIGPLFFSHYSFIGLDPRQLEDNYTNYWQQVVKHVMINRSYCIYNAPSTYGYSATLWGLTASDGPDGYNAFQPTSDNGTIAPTAALSSIAYTPYYSLQVMRNLYENKKALYGKYGFYDALNVSRSWMDNEYLAIDQGPIVAMIENYRSGLLWNLFMNISEVKTSLTQLGFHTPVRSTGFYLSVPEVENKVVDLVKHPDTDTYQLDVYMTTAGTFTLEKSDGTVVSTTSLNAGSTPVTFNTPVGKYTARLKGSSDNITQVVQLH; encoded by the coding sequence ATGAAAAAATTATTAGTGGTCAGCTACAGCTTACTCCTGCTCTGGACGGCTGTCAGTTGTAAAAAAGAGCAAAACGTTACGGAGTCCCCCACGGACTCCGTAACTACTTCTATACCAGACCTCACCATCATAAATGAGGTGCAGAAAGCCAGCTTTGGGTACTTTTGGGATGGAGCGCATGCCAGCTCCGGAATGGCTTTAGAGCGCAGCAGTAGCGGAGATGTAGTGACTACCGGTGGTACCGGTTTCGGTATCGCGGGTATCGTAACAGCTACTTCCAGGGGATGGATCTCCCGTACTGATGCAGTCAACCGATTACGTACTATCTGCACTTTTCTGGGAGCTGCTGATCGTTTCCATGGCGCCTGGCCACATTGGCTGAATGGTGCTACGGGCAGGGTGCAGCCTTTCAGTACTTATGATAACGGTGGCGATCTGGTAGAAACGGCATTTTTAGTAAACGGGCTCCTCATTGCCCGCGCTTACTTCACAGGTTCAGATACGGCAGAGACCAATCTCCGGAACACCATCACCACTCTCTGGGAAGAGGTGGAGTGGAACTGGTACGCCAGCAGGGGAGATAACAAACTCTACTGGCACTGGAGTCCGGATTATGACTGGACCATCAACATGCCTATCACAGGTTGGGATGAGGCACTCATCACCTATGTGCTCGCAGTAGCTTCACCTACACACCCGATTGACGTAAGCGTTTATAATAACACCTGGATTACTTCCGGCTTTGGGGTACAAAATTCTTATCAGGGTTACACCGTCTCAATTTCAAGTAATGACTACATCGGCCCATTGTTTTTTTCTCATTATTCCTTCATTGGGTTAGATCCCCGTCAGCTGGAAGATAACTATACCAATTACTGGCAGCAGGTGGTAAAGCATGTGATGATCAACCGATCTTATTGCATCTATAACGCCCCTTCTACCTACGGTTATAGTGCTACCTTATGGGGATTGACTGCGAGTGACGGACCTGATGGCTACAATGCTTTTCAGCCCACCAGCGACAATGGTACGATAGCGCCTACAGCGGCCTTATCTTCCATTGCGTACACTCCTTACTATTCACTGCAGGTGATGCGGAATCTGTATGAAAACAAGAAAGCCCTGTATGGCAAGTATGGTTTTTACGATGCATTGAATGTAAGCAGGAGCTGGATGGACAATGAATACCTGGCCATCGATCAGGGACCCATCGTCGCCATGATAGAAAACTATCGCAGCGGTCTGTTGTGGAATCTGTTTATGAATATCTCTGAGGTAAAGACTTCACTGACACAACTAGGATTTCATACACCCGTGCGCAGTACAGGGTTCTACCTGTCTGTTCCCGAAGTAGAAAACAAAGTGGTAGATTTGGTGAAGCATCCGGATACAGATACTTACCAGTTGGATGTATACATGACCACTGCAGGTACATTTACACTTGAAAAATCAGATGGTACCGTAGTGAGCACTACTTCGCTCAATGCGGGTAGTACACCCGTCACATTCAATACCCCGGTAGGAAAATATACAGCACGATTAAAAGGTAGTTCAGATAATATTACACAGGTAGTTCAACTTCACTAA
- a CDS encoding glucoamylase family protein has translation MRTLLFAGLIALVANTGCHQANKSASKDTLVDTTLTTDSIFNLVEKQTFEYFWDGAEPHSGLARERYHVDGDYPEHDQNVVTTGGSGFGIMSILVGIERGYITRQQGFERLSHIADFLEKADRFHGAWPHWIYGETGKVKPFGQKDNGGDLVETAFMMQGLLCVRQYFANGNEQEKALSAKINKLWEEVEWSWYRNGKNILYWHWSPTYEWQMNFAVTGYNECLIMYVLAASSPTYSIPAEVYHEGWAKGGKIRDSVNAYGYTLKLHHNYARELGGPLFWAHYSYLGLDPHGLKDKYADYWEHNVNQVLIDRAWCIENPKHFKGYGADSWGLTASYSVSGYAAHAPGKETDLGVISPTAALSSMPYTPEYSKQAMVHWYKNYEGKLFGKYGFYDAFSETDHWYPQKYLAIDQGPEVVMMENYRSALLWKLFMSCPEVQGGLKKLGFESPYIK, from the coding sequence ATGAGAACATTACTATTTGCAGGGTTGATTGCGCTGGTGGCAAATACAGGTTGTCATCAGGCAAACAAATCCGCTTCAAAAGACACATTGGTAGATACAACATTGACTACCGATTCTATTTTCAACTTAGTAGAGAAGCAAACTTTCGAGTACTTCTGGGATGGGGCAGAGCCGCATAGCGGACTGGCAAGAGAACGGTATCATGTGGATGGCGACTATCCGGAGCATGATCAGAATGTGGTGACCACAGGTGGTTCCGGATTCGGTATCATGTCGATCCTGGTAGGTATTGAAAGAGGGTACATTACCCGTCAGCAAGGGTTTGAGCGTTTATCGCATATTGCTGATTTCCTGGAAAAGGCAGATCGTTTTCATGGTGCATGGCCTCACTGGATATATGGTGAGACTGGTAAGGTAAAGCCTTTCGGACAGAAAGATAATGGAGGAGACCTGGTGGAAACAGCCTTTATGATGCAGGGGTTGCTCTGTGTAAGACAGTATTTTGCCAATGGTAATGAGCAGGAAAAAGCACTGTCTGCAAAGATCAATAAACTGTGGGAAGAGGTAGAGTGGAGCTGGTATCGTAATGGTAAAAATATACTCTACTGGCATTGGTCACCCACCTATGAATGGCAGATGAATTTTGCTGTGACAGGGTATAATGAATGTCTGATCATGTATGTACTGGCAGCGTCTTCCCCGACTTATAGCATTCCTGCTGAAGTGTATCATGAAGGATGGGCAAAAGGGGGTAAGATCAGGGACAGTGTAAATGCATATGGATATACACTGAAGCTGCATCATAACTATGCACGTGAATTAGGTGGTCCGTTGTTCTGGGCGCATTATTCTTATTTAGGCCTGGATCCACATGGATTGAAAGATAAATATGCTGATTACTGGGAGCATAATGTAAATCAGGTGTTGATCGACAGAGCATGGTGTATAGAAAATCCCAAACACTTCAAGGGGTATGGTGCTGATAGCTGGGGATTGACTGCGAGCTATTCTGTGAGTGGCTATGCGGCACATGCACCCGGTAAGGAGACTGACTTAGGAGTGATTTCTCCTACAGCAGCATTGTCTTCTATGCCGTATACACCGGAGTATTCCAAACAGGCAATGGTACATTGGTATAAGAATTACGAGGGTAAACTGTTTGGTAAGTATGGTTTTTATGATGCATTCAGCGAGACTGATCACTGGTATCCGCAGAAGTATCTTGCTATCGATCAGGGTCCGGAAGTGGTGATGATGGAGAATTATAGGAGTGCGTTGTTGTGGAAGTTGTTTATGAGCTGCCCTGAAGTGCAGGGCGGGTTGAAGAAACTTGGCTTCGAGAGTCCATATATTAAATAA